From Shewanella psychrophila, a single genomic window includes:
- a CDS encoding fumarate reductase cytochrome b subunit, with amino-acid sequence MTVRTLLPASSILGIAGHPWSAKADKIQSATGILLGCFLLVHLHFESSILLGKEAFYQVVQILEGGMFSETGHGFPIVTKIFSILILLVVILHAAVALRRFPAQLGQWRALRRHMNVIKHKDSHAWFWQLVTGFILFFLAPVHIFTMITNPEIGPHLSAERVYHANAWLLYALLLPAVVIHAMIGLYRVAVKWGFTANRSGLRKLAKVMIIYLITIGVFSLVSYIYLGHGLSLPIEPYVPTGH; translated from the coding sequence ATGACTGTGAGAACTTTACTACCTGCATCTAGTATCCTTGGCATTGCTGGACACCCTTGGTCCGCTAAAGCCGACAAAATTCAAAGTGCCACAGGTATCTTACTGGGTTGTTTTTTATTAGTTCACCTGCACTTCGAATCGAGTATTTTACTCGGTAAAGAAGCGTTCTATCAGGTGGTGCAGATACTGGAAGGCGGCATGTTTAGCGAAACGGGCCATGGTTTCCCCATTGTTACTAAAATATTCTCAATTTTAATTTTGCTCGTTGTGATCTTGCATGCGGCTGTTGCGCTGCGTCGTTTCCCTGCGCAATTAGGCCAATGGCGCGCGCTTCGCAGGCACATGAATGTCATCAAGCATAAAGACAGTCATGCTTGGTTCTGGCAGCTTGTTACCGGTTTTATTTTGTTCTTCTTAGCACCTGTGCACATATTTACCATGATCACTAACCCAGAAATTGGCCCTCATTTGTCTGCTGAGCGTGTTTATCACGCCAATGCTTGGTTGCTCTACGCTTTGCTACTTCCAGCGGTGGTTATCCACGCCATGATTGGTTTGTATCGTGTTGCAGTGAAGTGGGGGTTTACTGCTAATCGTTCAGGGTTAAGAAAGCTGGCTAAAGTCATGATTATTTATCTTATTACTATCGGTGTATTTAGTTTAGTTTCATATATTTACTTAGGTCACGGCTTGTCTTTACCTATTGAGCCTTATGTCCCAACTGGCCATTAG
- the prmA gene encoding 50S ribosomal protein L11 methyltransferase, whose translation MPWIQLKIDTDNQHADALSDLLMEKGSLSITLEDGKDTPIYEPTLGETPLWNHTVLTALFEADRDLAVVVEQLKLVPYLGSDFSYKIEQVEDKDWEREWMDNFHPIQFGKRLWICPSWREVPVPEAVNVILDPGLAFGTGTHPTTALCLEWLDGLELTNKEVIDFGCGSGILAVAALKLGAKEVTGIDIDYQAIEASKANAERNDVLDKISLYLPEDQPKDLKADILVANILAGPLRELAPLIAEKVKSGGHLALSGLLKEQANEIAEFYTEWFDMDEPAHKEDWSRLTGIRK comes from the coding sequence ATGCCTTGGATCCAACTGAAAATTGATACTGACAACCAACACGCAGATGCATTAAGCGATCTGCTAATGGAAAAAGGTTCACTGTCTATCACGCTAGAAGATGGCAAAGATACCCCGATTTATGAGCCAACATTAGGTGAGACACCACTTTGGAATCACACGGTATTGACCGCACTATTTGAAGCAGACAGAGATCTTGCTGTTGTCGTCGAGCAGCTAAAATTAGTGCCTTATTTAGGTAGCGATTTTAGTTATAAAATTGAACAGGTCGAAGACAAAGATTGGGAGCGTGAGTGGATGGATAACTTCCACCCAATCCAATTTGGCAAGCGCCTGTGGATTTGCCCTAGCTGGCGTGAAGTCCCGGTCCCGGAAGCGGTTAATGTCATATTAGATCCAGGATTAGCATTCGGTACAGGCACTCACCCAACGACAGCCCTATGTCTAGAATGGCTAGATGGACTGGAATTAACCAATAAAGAAGTCATCGACTTCGGTTGCGGCTCAGGCATCTTAGCCGTCGCAGCGCTAAAACTAGGCGCTAAAGAAGTGACAGGAATAGATATTGACTATCAGGCAATCGAAGCCTCAAAGGCCAACGCCGAGCGCAATGATGTATTAGATAAAATCAGTCTCTATCTTCCTGAAGATCAACCGAAGGATCTTAAGGCCGATATCTTAGTTGCCAACATTCTTGCGGGGCCTCTACGTGAATTGGCACCATTAATTGCTGAAAAAGTAAAATCTGGTGGTCATTTAGCCTTATCAGGCCTGTTAAAAGAACAAGCTAATGAGATTGCTGAATTTTACACCGAATGGTTCGATATGGATGAGCCGGCTCACAAAGAAGATTGGAGTCGCTTGACAGGAATACGTAAATAG